ACTTTTATTTTTGTAGTAGCACTTATGGGATTTGCCACTTCAGTAGTGTCAACACTTACTATTATGCAATTGTATAAAAACCCTAAAAAATAAGTTTGTATATTTTAAAAACTTACTCTACATTTGCAATCCTTAAAAATTGAACAAAATCATTAAGCTATGTATGCAATTGTAGAGATAGCAGGGCAGCAATTTAAAGTTGCAAAAGACCAAAAAGTTTTTGTTCATCGTTTACAAGACAAAGAAGGTGCAAAGGTTGACTTTGATAACGTTCTTCTCTTAGACAACGATGGTCAAGTTCAAGTTGGCGCCCCAGCTATAGAAGGTGCTCAAGTCAGTGCTAAAATTTTAAGACACCTTAAAGGTGACAAAGTCATTGTCTTTAAAAAGAAAAGACGAAAAGGCTACAAAAAGAAAAACGGACACCGACAATATTTGTCTGAAATCCAAATTGAAAGTATTGTAGCTTCAGGAGCTAAAAAAGCGGAGAAAAAAACTGAAGCCAAAACTGAGACTAAATCAGTAAAGAAAACTGAAGCCAAATCAGCAACAAAAAAAGAACAAACCACTAAACCTGCTGAAAGTGATGTTAAACTTTCAGATATGACCGTAGCCGAATTAAAAGCTATGGCTAAAGACAAAGGTTTAGAAGGTTACTCAAGCCTTAAGAAAGCAGAATTAATCGAAGCAATAGAAAACTTTAAATCATAAAACCATGGCACACAAGAAAGGCGTTGGAAGTTCAAAGAACGGAAGAGAGTCAGAATCAAAACGACTCGGTGT
This genomic window from Flavobacterium sp. CS20 contains:
- the rplU gene encoding 50S ribosomal protein L21, giving the protein MYAIVEIAGQQFKVAKDQKVFVHRLQDKEGAKVDFDNVLLLDNDGQVQVGAPAIEGAQVSAKILRHLKGDKVIVFKKKRRKGYKKKNGHRQYLSEIQIESIVASGAKKAEKKTEAKTETKSVKKTEAKSATKKEQTTKPAESDVKLSDMTVAELKAMAKDKGLEGYSSLKKAELIEAIENFKS